One Mycobacteriales bacterium DNA segment encodes these proteins:
- a CDS encoding alpha-hydroxy-acid oxidizing protein — protein MTDQPTDQPSAFAEFQNEVYLKGLFGEQPTLPFGWREVEAAAREVMTPEAVGYVYGGAGGEETMRANREAFDRWRIVPRMLRGIPAKRDLTTTLLGTPMAAPVLLAPVGVLSIVHPDGELAVARAAASLGLTMCASTAASYPMEEIAAQAPDAHRWYQLYWPADRDLAASFVLRAEAAGYEALVLTLDTWQLGWRPRDLDAAYLPFLQSIGIANYLTDPVFQRDLPEGDTGAAVLKFVGLFNNPALTWDDLAWLRAQTSMPVVLKGVQHPDDVRRAQDAGVQAVVCSNHGGRQVDGAVGSLDVLPALVEAAGDLPVLFDSGVRSGADVVKALALGAAAVLLGRPFVHGLALAGEEGVRHVLRCLLADLDLQAGLSGHAALAELSSSSLART, from the coding sequence GTGACCGACCAGCCGACCGACCAGCCCAGCGCCTTCGCCGAGTTCCAGAACGAGGTCTACCTCAAGGGCCTGTTCGGCGAGCAGCCGACGCTCCCCTTCGGGTGGCGCGAGGTCGAGGCCGCGGCCCGTGAGGTGATGACGCCCGAGGCCGTCGGATACGTCTACGGCGGGGCCGGTGGCGAGGAGACGATGCGGGCCAACCGCGAGGCCTTCGACCGGTGGCGCATCGTGCCGCGGATGCTGCGCGGCATCCCCGCCAAGCGAGACCTCACGACCACGCTGCTCGGCACCCCGATGGCCGCGCCGGTGCTGCTCGCGCCGGTCGGCGTCCTGTCCATCGTGCACCCCGATGGAGAGCTCGCGGTCGCCCGCGCGGCAGCCTCGCTCGGGCTGACGATGTGCGCCAGCACCGCGGCGTCGTACCCGATGGAGGAGATCGCGGCGCAGGCCCCTGACGCGCATCGCTGGTACCAGCTCTACTGGCCGGCCGATCGCGACCTTGCCGCGTCGTTCGTCCTGCGGGCCGAGGCCGCGGGCTACGAGGCGCTCGTGCTGACGCTTGACACCTGGCAGCTGGGCTGGCGGCCGCGCGACCTCGACGCGGCGTACCTGCCCTTCCTGCAGTCGATCGGCATCGCCAACTACCTCACCGACCCGGTCTTCCAGCGCGACCTCCCCGAGGGCGACACGGGGGCGGCCGTGCTGAAGTTCGTCGGGCTCTTCAACAACCCCGCGCTGACCTGGGACGACCTCGCCTGGCTGCGCGCGCAGACGTCGATGCCCGTGGTGCTCAAGGGGGTCCAGCACCCCGACGACGTACGCCGGGCGCAGGACGCGGGGGTGCAGGCCGTCGTGTGCAGCAACCACGGGGGGCGGCAGGTCGACGGCGCGGTCGGGTCGCTCGACGTGCTGCCCGCACTGGTCGAGGCGGCCGGTGACCTGCCGGTGCTCTTCGACAGCGGGGTCCGGTCGGGTGCCGACGTGGTCAAGGCGCTGGCGCTCGGCGCCGCCGCGGTGCTGCTCGGGCGGCCCTTCGTCCACGGCTTGGCGCTGGCCGGCGAGGAGGGCGTGCGCCACGTGCTGCGGTGCCTGCTGGCCGACCTCGACCTGCAGGCGGGCCTGTCGGGTCACGCCGCGCTGGCCGAGCTGTCGAGCTCCTCGCTCGCGCGGACCTAG
- a CDS encoding SDR family NAD(P)-dependent oxidoreductase, translated as MSLRALITGGGSGFGEEVARQLVRRGDSCVLVDVDAARGQAVADELGQHFLHADVSSYDEVLATTARAEDILGGLDVAFLNAGISTGFGLGDDFDVERYRKANGVNLDGVVFGMHAAIPALRRAGGGSIVATASMAGLTGVPFDPVYGANKHAVVGLVRAMGQALAHEGIRVNAFCPGFAETRIITDIKEHLVGSGVPIIPVDKAGRSVLEIIDSGETGQAWLLQAGHDVTVYRFRGIPGPKAEDGSPAGALDPTAVPTL; from the coding sequence GTGAGCCTGCGGGCCCTCATCACCGGTGGTGGCTCCGGCTTCGGCGAGGAGGTCGCCCGCCAGCTCGTCCGGCGCGGTGACAGCTGCGTCCTCGTCGACGTCGACGCCGCGCGCGGTCAGGCGGTGGCCGACGAGCTCGGCCAGCACTTCCTGCACGCCGACGTGTCGTCGTACGACGAGGTGCTCGCCACGACAGCCCGCGCGGAGGACATCCTCGGTGGCCTCGACGTCGCCTTCCTCAACGCCGGGATCTCGACCGGCTTCGGCCTGGGTGACGACTTCGACGTCGAGCGCTACCGCAAGGCCAACGGCGTCAACCTCGACGGGGTCGTCTTCGGGATGCACGCCGCGATCCCGGCGCTGCGGCGCGCCGGCGGGGGCTCCATCGTCGCGACCGCGTCGATGGCGGGCCTGACCGGCGTGCCGTTCGACCCGGTCTACGGCGCCAACAAGCACGCCGTCGTCGGGCTGGTGCGCGCCATGGGACAGGCGCTCGCGCACGAGGGGATCCGGGTCAACGCCTTCTGCCCGGGCTTCGCCGAGACGCGGATCATCACCGACATCAAGGAGCACCTCGTCGGCAGCGGGGTCCCGATCATCCCGGTCGACAAGGCCGGCCGCTCGGTGCTCGAGATCATCGACTCCGGCGAGACCGGGCAGGCCTGGCTGCTGCAGGCCGGGCACGACGTGACCGTCTACCGCTTCCGCGGGATCCCGGGGCCGAAGGCCGAGGACGGCTCCCCGGCCGGTGCCCTCGACCCCACCGCCGTCCCGACCCTCTGA
- a CDS encoding acyl-CoA dehydrogenase family protein, with the protein MKFQLTDEQRALQDAVRSYLRDRFGPAQVRALYDAPESDGVPADLWKAIGEQGWLAVLVPEEHDGIGLGLLDASVIARAFGAGTVPGPWLSTVLLGEALRLAGSDAQKKAHLPGIAAGEVKAAVALLSPGSSPSPAGAPVTAGATLSGRLELVEHAGVADVLLVAATDGSLYLVDPASAGVTVTAHETLDRTSRLSSIVLDGASGERLEGSSPEVLQELLDRAAVLTANDLVGIARKAVMDTVEYDKTRVQFGKPVGSFQAIKHDLADLHIAVTFAEHAATYAAHALDSGRPDARVAVSIAKSKASDTAGDAVGAMIQYHGGIGYTWEHDSHIYFKRAKRLQYAYGDASQHRERIAALLVDGPHPTHDGATGHESAGMASGVA; encoded by the coding sequence GTGAAGTTCCAGCTCACCGACGAGCAGCGCGCCCTGCAGGACGCTGTCCGCAGCTACCTGCGGGACCGCTTCGGCCCGGCCCAGGTCAGGGCGTTGTACGACGCACCCGAGTCCGACGGCGTGCCCGCGGACCTCTGGAAGGCGATCGGGGAGCAGGGGTGGCTCGCCGTCCTCGTCCCGGAGGAGCACGACGGCATCGGCCTCGGCCTGCTCGACGCCTCCGTCATCGCGCGGGCCTTCGGGGCCGGCACGGTGCCCGGTCCGTGGCTGTCGACGGTCCTGCTCGGCGAGGCCCTGCGCCTGGCCGGCAGCGACGCGCAGAAGAAGGCCCACCTGCCCGGCATCGCCGCGGGCGAGGTGAAGGCGGCCGTCGCGCTGCTCTCCCCCGGCTCGTCCCCGTCGCCGGCCGGCGCGCCTGTCACCGCGGGCGCGACGCTGTCGGGTCGGCTCGAGCTGGTCGAGCACGCGGGCGTCGCCGACGTCCTGCTCGTCGCGGCCACCGACGGCAGCCTCTACCTCGTCGACCCTGCCTCGGCCGGCGTCACCGTCACCGCCCACGAGACGCTCGACCGCACCAGCCGGCTGTCGTCGATCGTCCTCGACGGTGCATCCGGCGAGCGGCTCGAGGGCTCCTCCCCCGAGGTGCTGCAGGAGCTGCTCGACCGGGCCGCGGTACTCACCGCCAACGACCTCGTCGGCATCGCCCGCAAGGCCGTCATGGACACCGTGGAGTACGACAAGACCCGCGTGCAGTTCGGCAAGCCGGTCGGGTCCTTCCAGGCCATCAAGCACGACCTGGCCGACCTGCACATCGCCGTGACCTTCGCCGAGCACGCCGCGACCTACGCCGCGCACGCGCTCGACAGCGGGCGCCCCGACGCACGGGTCGCGGTCTCCATCGCGAAGTCCAAGGCGAGCGACACTGCCGGCGACGCGGTCGGCGCGATGATCCAGTACCACGGCGGCATCGGCTACACCTGGGAGCACGACAGCCACATCTACTTCAAGCGCGCCAAGCGCCTGCAGTACGCCTACGGCGACGCCTCCCAGCACCGCGAGCGCATCGCCGCGCTGCTCGTCGACGGGCCGCACCCGACCCACGACGGTGCGACGGGCCACGAGTCGGCCGGCATGGCGTCGGGCGTCGCGTGA
- a CDS encoding acyl-CoA dehydrogenase family protein has translation MDLHFSEADEDFRRELRSWLDTHLPQEMREPAFWRDLSDDEQFETRRTWEQGKAKAGFCGIQWPVEFGGRGGTPTMKAIYDEEMAKANAPRTVNPLGLAFLGPTVMAIGTDEQKRDIIKPLLHCETIWCQGFSEPGAGSDLAALQMKAEPQGDHYVLNGQKIWTTNAMHGDKVFTLARTSSPEGGKRHAGISMLLVDMHQPGVEARPLAQMTGEAEFGEVFFTDALCPVEEILGGEGNGWATAMLLLSFERGSSAIGQYTEFKHQWDQVVELAGTLDRDGSKAAKDPVLRQQLAAALVELECLKYHSWHVLTQTQQGKDLGFEASMTKIMWSETFRRVSDAYEAVLGQGFQVPDPQPDLSLQELTTMAMWSRSCTIWGGSQQVQRNVVAERVLGLPR, from the coding sequence GTGGACCTGCACTTCAGCGAGGCGGATGAGGACTTCCGCCGTGAGCTGCGCTCGTGGCTCGACACCCACCTCCCCCAGGAGATGCGCGAGCCCGCCTTCTGGCGCGACCTCTCCGACGACGAGCAGTTCGAGACGCGTCGCACCTGGGAGCAGGGCAAGGCCAAGGCCGGCTTCTGCGGCATCCAGTGGCCGGTGGAGTTCGGCGGTCGCGGCGGCACGCCGACGATGAAGGCGATCTACGACGAGGAGATGGCCAAGGCCAACGCTCCCCGCACCGTCAACCCGCTCGGCCTGGCCTTCCTCGGCCCGACCGTGATGGCGATCGGCACCGACGAGCAGAAGCGCGACATCATCAAGCCGCTGCTGCACTGCGAGACGATCTGGTGCCAGGGCTTCTCCGAGCCGGGCGCAGGCTCCGACCTCGCGGCGCTGCAGATGAAGGCCGAGCCGCAGGGCGACCACTACGTCCTCAACGGCCAGAAGATCTGGACCACCAACGCCATGCACGGCGACAAGGTCTTCACCCTCGCCCGCACGAGCAGCCCCGAGGGCGGCAAGCGCCACGCGGGCATCTCGATGCTGCTCGTCGACATGCACCAGCCCGGTGTCGAGGCGCGCCCGCTCGCGCAGATGACCGGCGAGGCGGAGTTCGGCGAGGTCTTCTTCACCGACGCGCTGTGCCCCGTCGAGGAGATCCTCGGCGGCGAGGGCAACGGCTGGGCGACCGCGATGCTGCTGCTGTCGTTCGAGCGCGGCTCCTCCGCGATCGGGCAGTACACCGAGTTCAAGCACCAGTGGGACCAGGTCGTCGAGCTGGCCGGCACGCTCGACCGCGACGGCAGCAAGGCGGCCAAGGACCCGGTCCTGCGCCAGCAGCTCGCCGCGGCGCTGGTCGAGCTCGAGTGCCTGAAGTACCACTCGTGGCACGTCCTCACCCAGACCCAGCAGGGCAAGGACCTCGGCTTCGAGGCGTCGATGACCAAGATCATGTGGTCGGAGACGTTCCGCCGGGTGTCCGACGCCTACGAGGCGGTGCTCGGCCAGGGCTTCCAGGTCCCGGACCCGCAGCCCGACCTGTCCCTGCAGGAGCTGACGACCATGGCCATGTGGTCGCGCAGCTGCACGATCTGGGGCGGTTCCCAGCAGGTCCAGCGCAACGTCGTCGCCGAGCGCGTGCTCGGCCTCCCCCGCTAG
- a CDS encoding inositol monophosphatase family protein: MTTPDRDALLDLATDLAREAGALALRMREGIEVDETKSSPTDVVTAADKAVERLLVDGIRAARPDDGLLGEEGAATDGTTGVRWVVDPIDGTVNYLYGIPQWAVSIGVEVAGVRTVGVVFDPAKDELWQAVLGSGSTLNGRSLRVTACTSLDQALVGTGFGYDARRRAAQSALLPTLLPAVRDIRRAGAGALDLCSVAAGRLDAYYEQGLSPWDLSAGGLVATEAGALVTGLRGRDAGYDLVLAATPGVHAALHDLLVAGDADRAPF, translated from the coding sequence GTGACCACACCGGACCGCGACGCCCTGCTCGACCTCGCCACCGACCTCGCCCGCGAGGCCGGTGCCCTCGCGCTGCGGATGCGCGAGGGCATCGAGGTCGACGAGACGAAGTCCTCGCCGACCGACGTCGTCACCGCCGCCGACAAGGCGGTCGAGCGGCTGCTCGTGGACGGGATCCGCGCGGCCCGGCCCGACGACGGGCTGCTGGGGGAGGAGGGGGCCGCCACCGACGGGACCACCGGGGTGCGGTGGGTCGTCGACCCGATCGACGGCACGGTCAACTACCTCTACGGCATCCCGCAGTGGGCGGTCTCGATCGGCGTCGAGGTCGCGGGAGTGCGCACGGTCGGTGTCGTCTTCGACCCCGCGAAGGACGAGCTGTGGCAGGCGGTCCTCGGGTCGGGGTCGACCCTCAACGGCCGGTCGCTGCGGGTCACCGCGTGCACCTCGCTCGACCAGGCCCTCGTCGGGACAGGCTTCGGCTACGACGCCCGCCGCCGCGCCGCGCAGTCCGCGCTGCTGCCGACGCTGCTGCCCGCGGTCCGCGACATCCGGCGGGCGGGGGCCGGTGCCCTCGACCTCTGCTCGGTCGCCGCGGGGCGGCTCGACGCCTACTACGAGCAGGGGCTCTCGCCCTGGGACCTCTCGGCCGGGGGACTGGTCGCGACGGAGGCCGGCGCGCTCGTCACGGGCCTGCGGGGGCGGGACGCGGGCTACGACCTGGTCCTCGCCGCGACCCCCGGGGTGCATGCCGCGCTGCACGACCTGCTGGTCGCTGGCGACGCGGACCGCGCGCCCTTCTGA
- a CDS encoding alpha/beta hydrolase gives MSLDPLVQRLLDRTAAFGLAPFAEVGAVAAREQTELVAGIRRRRAVLPELASYEHGTVAGRPAVTATPLGDGPFPVVLHLHGGGWVVGSLASYEVDIRRLAADLGAVVVALDYRLAPEHPWPAAVDDAWAALLELTATHDRVAVAGDSAGGNLAAVCARRARDAGIALSGQLLVYPATSQARHFPSYDENGVGLLLDRDTMRFFSSCYLPPGADRTDPDLSPLEADDVAGVAPAVVTVASHDPLRDEGLAYAERLRDASVAVTVVVADGQVHGYEAFAPDIPGAERAVVASRDAFRGLLS, from the coding sequence ATGAGCCTCGACCCGCTCGTCCAGCGGCTGCTGGACCGGACCGCCGCCTTCGGCCTCGCGCCGTTCGCCGAGGTGGGTGCTGTGGCGGCCCGCGAGCAGACGGAGCTCGTCGCCGGCATCCGGCGCAGGCGGGCGGTGCTGCCCGAGCTCGCGTCCTACGAGCACGGCACCGTCGCCGGCCGGCCGGCGGTCACCGCGACCCCGCTCGGTGACGGCCCCTTCCCGGTCGTGCTGCACCTGCACGGCGGCGGCTGGGTCGTCGGCAGCCTCGCCAGCTACGAGGTCGACATCCGCCGGCTCGCAGCCGACCTCGGCGCGGTCGTCGTGGCGCTCGACTACCGGCTCGCTCCGGAGCACCCGTGGCCGGCGGCGGTCGACGACGCGTGGGCTGCCCTGCTGGAGCTGACCGCCACCCACGACCGGGTCGCGGTGGCCGGCGACAGTGCGGGCGGCAATCTCGCCGCGGTCTGCGCTCGCCGGGCCCGTGACGCCGGCATCGCGCTCTCGGGACAGCTCCTCGTCTACCCGGCGACGAGCCAGGCCAGGCACTTCCCGTCGTACGACGAGAACGGTGTCGGCCTGCTGCTCGACCGCGACACGATGCGTTTCTTCTCCTCCTGCTACCTGCCCCCCGGTGCCGACCGCACCGATCCCGACCTGTCGCCTCTCGAGGCCGATGACGTCGCGGGCGTGGCGCCGGCGGTGGTGACGGTGGCCTCGCATGACCCGCTGCGCGACGAGGGCCTGGCCTACGCCGAGAGGCTCCGCGACGCGAGTGTCGCCGTGACGGTCGTCGTCGCGGACGGGCAGGTGCACGGCTACGAGGCGTTCGCCCCGGACATCCCCGGGGCGGAGAGGGCAGTCGTCGCGTCGCGCGACGCGTTCAGGGGGTTGTTGTCGTGA
- a CDS encoding dienelactone hydrolase family protein, producing MTELAGWDLGSFTDGGTTYPTYRRGSGPGVVVIHEIPGITPLVKGFAEEVVDSGFTVVMPSLTGTPGEATTLLNTLSSLRTVCVSREFATLASGQTSRIAVWLRALAKQLHGELGGPGVGALGMCFSGGFALAMMVEEHTVAPVLSQPSLPFPVGRKLAADVNLSPEDLAAVKARTDCPVLGLRYTGDKAVGTRFDTLRAELGDRFRAVEFEGRKHSVVTMHRQDSAVEAVLAFFHERLDQSTER from the coding sequence GTGACGGAGCTGGCCGGCTGGGACCTCGGGTCCTTCACCGACGGGGGCACCACCTACCCGACCTACCGTCGCGGCAGCGGGCCGGGCGTCGTCGTCATCCACGAGATCCCCGGGATCACCCCGCTGGTGAAGGGGTTCGCCGAGGAGGTCGTCGACAGCGGCTTCACCGTCGTCATGCCGTCGCTGACCGGCACGCCGGGTGAGGCGACCACGCTGCTCAACACCCTGTCGTCGCTTCGGACCGTCTGCGTCAGCAGGGAGTTCGCGACGCTGGCCTCGGGGCAGACCTCGCGGATCGCGGTCTGGCTGCGGGCGCTGGCCAAGCAGCTCCACGGCGAGCTCGGCGGCCCCGGTGTCGGCGCGCTCGGCATGTGCTTCTCCGGCGGCTTCGCGCTGGCGATGATGGTCGAGGAGCACACCGTCGCTCCGGTGCTCAGCCAGCCGTCGCTGCCCTTCCCCGTCGGCAGGAAGCTGGCGGCCGACGTCAACCTCTCGCCGGAGGACCTCGCGGCTGTGAAGGCGCGCACCGACTGCCCGGTGCTGGGTCTGCGCTACACCGGCGACAAGGCCGTCGGCACCCGCTTCGACACCTTGCGCGCCGAGCTCGGCGACCGCTTCCGGGCGGTGGAGTTCGAGGGGCGCAAGCACTCAGTCGTCACGATGCACCGGCAGGACAGCGCGGTCGAGGCGGTCCTCGCCTTCTTCCACGAGCGGCTCGATCAGAGCACCGAGCGGTAG
- the glgA gene encoding glycogen synthase, giving the protein MRVGLITREWPPEVYGGAGVHVEHLAAQLRALVDVDVHCFGGPRADATAHGSDPGLDGANAALQVLSTDLRVAAALGGCDVLHSHTWYADLAGHLGGLLHGVPHVVTTHSLEPHRPWKAEQLGGGYAVSSWAESVAVHAADAVIAVSQGMRRDVLDAYPRLDPDRVHVVYNGIDPVAYSPVGATDVLERHGVDPAVPYAVFVGRITRQKGLAHLLRAAADLPGQLVLCAGAPDTPEIAAETDALVAALRERRDGVVLLSEMLPKADVAQLLSHATVFACPSVYEPLGIVNLEAMACGTAVVASDVGGIPEVVDDGVTGLLVHYDADDTAAFEAALTRALTELLEDPSRAAAMGAAGRARAVESFGWRAIAEQTVEVYRSVL; this is encoded by the coding sequence ATGCGAGTCGGTCTGATCACGCGCGAGTGGCCACCTGAGGTCTACGGCGGAGCGGGGGTCCATGTCGAGCACCTGGCCGCCCAGCTGAGGGCGCTGGTCGACGTCGACGTCCACTGCTTCGGGGGCCCGCGGGCCGACGCGACGGCCCACGGCAGCGACCCGGGGCTCGACGGCGCCAACGCGGCGCTGCAGGTCCTGTCGACCGACCTGCGGGTCGCGGCGGCCCTCGGCGGCTGCGACGTGCTGCACAGCCACACCTGGTACGCCGACCTGGCGGGCCACCTCGGTGGGCTGCTGCACGGCGTCCCGCACGTCGTGACGACGCACTCGCTCGAGCCGCACCGGCCGTGGAAGGCCGAGCAGCTCGGGGGCGGCTACGCCGTGTCGTCGTGGGCCGAGTCGGTCGCGGTGCACGCGGCGGACGCCGTCATCGCGGTGTCGCAGGGGATGCGTCGCGACGTCCTCGACGCCTACCCCCGGCTCGACCCGGACCGGGTGCACGTCGTCTACAACGGCATCGACCCGGTGGCCTACTCCCCCGTCGGGGCGACTGACGTGCTGGAGCGCCACGGCGTGGACCCGGCAGTCCCCTACGCCGTCTTCGTCGGTCGCATCACCCGGCAGAAGGGGCTCGCGCACCTGCTGCGCGCGGCCGCGGACCTGCCCGGCCAGCTGGTGCTGTGCGCCGGGGCCCCGGACACCCCGGAGATCGCCGCGGAGACCGACGCCCTGGTCGCCGCGCTGCGTGAGCGCCGCGACGGCGTGGTGCTCCTCAGCGAGATGCTCCCCAAGGCCGACGTCGCGCAGCTGCTGTCGCACGCGACCGTCTTCGCGTGCCCGTCGGTCTACGAGCCGCTCGGCATCGTCAACCTCGAGGCGATGGCCTGCGGCACGGCGGTCGTTGCCTCCGACGTCGGCGGCATCCCCGAGGTCGTCGACGACGGCGTCACCGGGCTGCTCGTCCACTACGACGCCGACGACACCGCAGCCTTCGAGGCGGCCCTGACCCGCGCCCTGACGGAGTTGCTCGAGGACCCCTCTCGGGCGGCCGCCATGGGTGCCGCCGGCCGTGCCCGCGCCGTCGAGAGCTTCGGGTGGCGCGCGATCGCCGAGCAGACCGTGGAGGTCTACCGCTCGGTGCTCTGA
- the glgC gene encoding glucose-1-phosphate adenylyltransferase: MRSTPRVLGIVLAGGEGKRLAPLTADRAKPAVPFAGIYRLVDFVLSNLVNADYLRIVVLTQYKSHSLDRHITTTWRMSTLLGNYVTPVPAQQRLGPQWFAGSADAIHQSLNLVYDEKPDHVVVFGADHVYRMDPAQMVEQHIASGAGVTVAGIRVPRSEASGFGVIQTGSDGRTIEAFLEKPTDPPGLPDDPNTVYASMGNYVFTTEALLEAVKIDADDVGSVHDMGGNIIPMLTSKGMAQVYDFSDNVVPGATERDRGYWRDVGTLDSYYDAHMDLVSIHPVFNLYNRQWPILTSAPSLPPAKFVFEEAGRTGHAVDSLVSQGVILSGGTVRKSVVSPGVRVHSGAEASGSVLLHNVDIGRGARVQRAILDKNVVVEPGAKVGFDPEHDRARGLKVTDSGVAVAGKGLFIPV; the protein is encoded by the coding sequence ATGAGATCGACTCCGCGCGTGCTCGGGATCGTCCTCGCCGGTGGGGAGGGCAAGCGCCTTGCGCCCCTCACCGCCGACCGTGCGAAGCCGGCGGTGCCCTTCGCGGGCATCTACCGGCTCGTCGACTTCGTGCTGTCCAACCTCGTCAACGCCGACTACCTGCGCATCGTCGTGCTGACGCAGTACAAGTCGCACTCGCTGGACCGGCACATCACGACGACGTGGCGCATGTCGACGCTGCTCGGCAACTACGTCACGCCGGTGCCGGCACAGCAGCGCCTCGGTCCGCAGTGGTTCGCCGGCTCCGCCGACGCCATCCACCAGAGCCTCAACCTGGTGTACGACGAGAAGCCCGACCACGTGGTCGTGTTCGGGGCGGACCACGTCTACCGCATGGACCCGGCGCAGATGGTGGAGCAGCACATCGCCTCGGGGGCGGGCGTCACCGTCGCCGGGATCCGCGTCCCGCGGTCGGAGGCGTCGGGGTTCGGGGTCATCCAGACCGGGTCGGACGGGCGCACGATCGAGGCGTTCCTCGAGAAGCCGACCGACCCGCCCGGCCTGCCCGACGACCCCAACACGGTCTACGCCTCCATGGGCAACTACGTCTTCACGACCGAGGCGCTGCTCGAGGCCGTGAAGATCGATGCCGACGACGTCGGGTCGGTGCACGACATGGGCGGCAACATCATCCCGATGCTCACCTCGAAGGGCATGGCGCAGGTCTACGACTTCAGCGACAACGTCGTGCCGGGGGCGACCGAGCGCGACCGCGGCTACTGGCGCGACGTCGGGACGCTCGACTCCTACTACGACGCCCACATGGACCTCGTCTCGATCCACCCGGTGTTCAACCTCTACAACCGGCAGTGGCCGATCCTCACCAGCGCGCCGTCGCTGCCGCCCGCGAAGTTCGTCTTCGAGGAGGCCGGCCGCACCGGCCACGCCGTTGACTCGCTGGTCAGCCAGGGCGTGATCCTGTCCGGGGGCACCGTGCGCAAGTCGGTCGTCAGCCCGGGGGTGCGGGTGCACTCCGGTGCCGAGGCCAGCGGCAGCGTCCTGCTGCACAACGTCGACATCGGCCGGGGCGCCCGGGTGCAGCGGGCCATCCTCGACAAGAACGTCGTCGTCGAGCCGGGCGCCAAGGTCGGCTTCGACCCGGAGCACGACCGGGCCCGAGGCCTGAAGGTCACCGACTCCGGGGTCGCCGTCGCCGGCAAGGGCCTGTTCATCCCCGTGTGA
- a CDS encoding DUF3105 domain-containing protein yields MTGCSADQPDPSGIEGLQLVEVTEQSSTERHTTERGSDYLTTPPAGGRHWPANAPDVAPGVLGWLRCGVYTAPVPSEFAVHSQEHGAVWLTYRPGATPADVTTFTGLAARDPAYVLVSPFPGQPGAWTASTWGAQLTVEAPDDPRLAEFVRVYAGGGQGGEKGADCVGGTLPDVAEAALAAAERKAAG; encoded by the coding sequence GTGACCGGCTGCTCCGCCGACCAGCCCGACCCCTCCGGCATCGAGGGTCTGCAGCTGGTCGAGGTGACGGAGCAGTCCTCGACCGAGCGGCACACGACCGAGCGGGGTAGCGACTACCTCACGACGCCGCCGGCTGGCGGCCGGCACTGGCCGGCCAACGCCCCCGACGTCGCGCCTGGCGTGCTCGGCTGGCTGCGCTGCGGGGTCTACACCGCGCCGGTGCCGTCGGAGTTCGCGGTGCACTCCCAGGAGCACGGGGCGGTCTGGCTGACCTACCGTCCCGGCGCGACGCCCGCGGACGTCACCACCTTCACGGGGCTCGCCGCACGCGACCCGGCGTACGTCCTGGTGTCGCCCTTCCCCGGCCAACCGGGGGCGTGGACCGCCTCGACCTGGGGCGCGCAGCTCACCGTCGAGGCTCCCGACGACCCGCGGCTCGCGGAGTTCGTGCGGGTCTACGCCGGCGGTGGCCAGGGCGGGGAGAAGGGCGCGGACTGCGTGGGCGGGACGCTGCCGGACGTGGCCGAGGCCGCGCTCGCGGCGGCTGAGCGCAAGGCCGCCGGCTGA
- a CDS encoding alpha/beta fold hydrolase, with protein MTSLAATVRYDALPVHGNLVRYATAGDSGPVVVLVHGIASRAKQWEQVMAVLGRTHRVIAPDLLGHGESAKPRGDYSLGAHACGIRDLLAALGHDRVTLVGHSLGGGIAMQFAYQFPERVERLALVCAGGLGPDVSPFLRAATLPGSELVLPVIASSPVRATGAAVGRLLAKAGVTVPAGVAEALVGFASLGDPATRQAFVHTCRSVLDVRGQRVDARDRLYLAVDLPLLVVWGAKDAIIPAEHGRALCASVPTARLEVFEQSGHFPHLTEPGRLAAVLQDWLATTDAAELDPSSLTARLRHPLPA; from the coding sequence ATGACCTCCCTCGCTGCGACCGTCCGCTACGACGCGCTGCCCGTCCACGGCAACCTCGTGCGCTACGCCACCGCCGGCGACAGCGGCCCGGTCGTCGTGCTCGTCCACGGCATCGCCTCCCGCGCGAAGCAGTGGGAGCAGGTGATGGCGGTGCTCGGCCGGACCCACCGCGTCATCGCACCCGACCTGCTCGGCCACGGCGAGTCCGCCAAGCCGCGCGGCGACTACTCCCTCGGCGCCCACGCCTGCGGCATCCGCGACCTGCTCGCGGCGCTCGGCCACGACCGCGTCACCCTGGTCGGCCACTCCCTCGGCGGCGGCATCGCGATGCAGTTCGCCTACCAGTTCCCGGAGCGCGTCGAGCGCCTCGCGCTGGTGTGCGCCGGCGGTCTCGGCCCCGACGTCTCGCCCTTCCTGCGGGCCGCGACCCTGCCCGGCTCCGAGCTCGTGCTGCCCGTCATCGCCTCCTCCCCCGTGCGCGCGACCGGCGCGGCGGTCGGTCGACTGCTGGCCAAGGCCGGGGTGACCGTCCCTGCCGGTGTCGCCGAGGCGCTGGTCGGCTTCGCCTCGCTCGGCGACCCGGCGACCCGGCAGGCCTTCGTCCACACCTGCCGCTCCGTGCTCGACGTCCGGGGCCAGCGCGTCGACGCCCGCGACCGGCTCTACCTCGCCGTCGACCTCCCGCTGCTCGTCGTGTGGGGAGCCAAGGACGCGATCATCCCGGCCGAGCACGGCCGCGCGCTCTGCGCGTCGGTGCCGACCGCGCGTCTCGAGGTGTTCGAGCAGAGCGGCCACTTCCCGCACCTCACCGAGCCGGGTCGGCTCGCCGCCGTCCTGCAGGACTGGCTCGCGACCACCGACGCCGCCGAGCTCGACCCCTCCTCGTTGACCGCGCGGCTGCGGCACCCGCTGCCCGCCTGA